In the genome of Thermosphaera aggregans DSM 11486, one region contains:
- a CDS encoding ATPase domain-containing protein, protein MLKIRMITTGNEELDVKMAGGLPFPALVVVEGGHGTGKSVLVQQFAYGALKSDLKVTVVTTETTTIGYVRGMINVGFNVLDEYLRGRLVVYSTQIPRVKWVTTTSRDLLFLTLKHMVSNLDKYDVFIIDSFSILVKGSRREDIANFLTVAKRIVDKGKLIILTTHPEGLSESLHSGLKAIADGYIELKNVEMGGRALKVMNIIKLKGVPTVFENTITFDVDPAFGIKLVPMALAKV, encoded by the coding sequence ATGCTCAAAATTAGAATGATTACTACTGGAAACGAAGAGCTAGACGTGAAGATGGCGGGAGGGCTCCCATTCCCAGCACTAGTCGTTGTTGAAGGAGGACACGGTACAGGAAAATCCGTTCTCGTTCAACAATTCGCCTACGGGGCATTGAAAAGCGATTTGAAAGTGACAGTGGTAACCACCGAGACAACCACTATAGGTTATGTTAGAGGGATGATCAATGTTGGGTTCAACGTTCTAGACGAGTATTTACGAGGTCGATTAGTGGTTTACTCGACCCAGATACCGAGGGTTAAGTGGGTTACCACGACCAGTAGGGATTTACTATTTTTAACCCTGAAACACATGGTTTCAAACCTCGATAAGTACGATGTGTTCATAATAGATTCTTTCAGCATTCTCGTTAAAGGCTCCCGGAGAGAGGATATTGCAAACTTCCTCACCGTGGCGAAAAGGATCGTTGACAAGGGCAAACTAATAATCCTTACAACACATCCGGAAGGGCTCTCGGAATCCCTGCATTCTGGGTTGAAAGCTATAGCGGACGGCTACATAGAGCTGAAAAACGTTGAAATGGGAGGCAGAGCTCTTAAAGTAATGAATATTATAAAACTTAAGGGAGTCCCCACTGTTTTTGAAAACACTATAACCTTTGACGTAGACCCAGCTTTCGGCATCAAGCTGGTTCCG